The Triticum urartu cultivar G1812 unplaced genomic scaffold, Tu2.1 TuUngrouped_contig_5378, whole genome shotgun sequence genomic sequence CATTTGGCCACGCTGACGGCATCTCGATTATATACCCTAAATTGTTTGTCCAATCGACATTTTGCAAGACAAGTTTTTTTCTTCTTCATATTTTAATCACCTCTTCCTCAAATGATGGCACATGTATTCAACAAAGGAAGCCCATTTCCATCTTGCAGCCTGGCACATGTTTACTCTTCAAGATCACAAATTAGGTCTTCTAACACATGTCAAATGATAATCATACAACGCATAGAAACATAGTACTGTCCGCACTTCTCCCTAAATTCCCATCTCTTGGTTGTTCGTTATTTGTTGCTTTGCTAGGAACAAGCTACTACTCAGTGCACAATTTGATTTTTTGCGTCTATTGTATTTTTAGTGACACATGTGGTAGACTGCATGCTAATTTAGGCTCCCTGTCTTCCGGAAATGCTAGGACAGTTTAATATGGATTCTGAAGCAACGAGTACCTGTAAAAAGGCGAGGGCGGAAGCTACATCAGTTATGGGCACAGACAGACTTAGCAGTCTACCTCCAGAGATAAAGGGCGACATCCTCTCACGTTTGAATGTCGAAGAAGCAGTTAGGACTAGTACCTTATCAAGTACTTGGAGGGATGTATGGACTGACATGCCAGTGATATCTCTGTGCGATGGAAATCTTGCAAGAACCAAGTTCGTTACGTTAGTCGATATGGTGCTATTACTCCACAAGGGAACAatagaggagtttgatatttcaGGTAACAAAAATTACCATGATGAGTTCGGTAGGTGGATGATCATGCTGTCAAGGAAATCACCAAAATCAGTTATAATCAAGTTGAACTCTGGGCCAAGGTATAAGATTCCCTCTTGCCTCTTTTCTATGGGTGATCTGGAGTATCTGCACCTAGAAAACTGCATCATCAGCTTGCCCCGGGCATTCCAAGGTTTCAAGAGCCTAACTGACCTCACCCTGAAAATCTTCTCCACAGACAAGGATATCCAAAATTTCATCTCGTTCTGCCCCGCACTGACTGATTTGATATTAAATTCTTTTGAGGGCATCAACCGTCTAAACATTAAGGCTCCTAAACTGGATTATCTTAATGTTGAAGGGGATTTTGAGGACATTAAGTTGGACGCACCTAATCTGGAGgtggcctttctctctcttgaTAAAGCGTATCAATCTGTTCCAATTGCGCATGACAAGGAAAGCTATGTCAAGCAGTCATTGGGAAGCCTAAGTGTCATCGAAACACTTACAATTAGTGGTTTTTTCCTGAAGGTGAGCTATTATTATCTCCAGCATTACTATGGCATTCTTCTGCCTCTAACTAATCTGTGTTGCCAtctatttttattattattttattgTTGCAGTATCTATCAAAAGGATGCATACATACGAAGCTCCCTGCCGTGTTTACTCACCTGGAGAGTATTTTTCTTATGATATGCTTGTGGGACCAGCGGCAAGTCTTGACTGCATGTTCACTGTTTCAGAATGCCCCTAACTTAAAGAAGCTTGAGATGTGTGTAAGTATGCCTCCAGTAAACTCTCCCCACTTGCTCGATCACCTGATCCATGTTCTTTCGTTGTGTTTATGGCTAACGAGCTGTGAAAAAAAATGCAGAGTTTTCCTTGGAGCATCCTTGGTCAGGATGAGGATCAGGTGGGCATTCAAGGACTTGACCTGCAATTGCAAATGGACCATCTCGTAACGGCCAGTGTGAACTATTTCGGGGGTCTGGACTTCGAAGTTGATTTCGTGGCAAAGCTACTAAGCTGGGCACCAGCTTTAGAAGAACTGAAGATAGACTGGAAGGGTGAAAAGGACTGTAGCATGGTTCTGGCCAAGCTATTAGCTCTGCCGAGGGCGTCTACCAGGGCCAAGGTCATTGTCACGTTTTGATAAGCATGCTCCGGCAACCGTTTGCCGATGTAATTTGCTGCTGGGTAGAACTATCTTGGCTTTGTTTATGTGAATGTACAATCTAGGACTAGCATGTAGTGCATTTTGTTGAGGAAATTCGGTGGGAATACTTGATATGGTGTTAGCAATTGTTGTCCATATGAAACGCCTCATTCCATTCTGCAGCCCGGGCACACAAGCTGCCACTGCTGTTCCTCCATGCACCGGGGACTCACACGCCGCAGCCCTTCCTCAACGGCGTCAGTTCAGGTCTTCATGTTTTGTGCATGTGTTCTGTGTATGGTAAATTCATGGTTTTAGCAAATATGTGAACCAAAGGCATCAAATTGTATGGTCATATCATAGTTTTTGCATGTACATATGAAGCCTGAAGTAATGAGACCAAAGCAGCCATGCCTGGGAAATCAAAACTTTTACCAGATTTGTTTACatctccttttttatttttttgttgaTAAGTGAATTATTTCTATATCGCCGTCGCTTTTAATATTCAGCTATTTTTTACGTCAAAATTATTCACTGAGGTGAGTCGGATCCAGTTTTTACCTCAAAACAATTCACATAATTAGGAGGACTGGAATCAGCTACAACTATTCAGTTATTATCTCATAGTTTTCGTTTCTCAAATAACCATATATGTTTTGACCAATACCCATATTTATATCCAGCTTTGCTTTTAGGGAGACTGGATAAATATGTCCATTATCGGCAAGAAATTAAGAATGCGTTGCTATGTTAACACACTACGGGTTGATTTAATTAAAAAATTGGGCCATGGAGAATTTAGTCAAAGTCGAATCTTCATTTTGGTGTGATTATCTCCTTTAGGATTGTCTCTGTTTGGACCATGAGGCATAGATGAGAAGAACCATACTGGTTCCCACCGACGGCGCCTCCTTGCATTCCCGGCCACCCCTAGGGTTGAAGATGACTTGTGCATGGAAGAGTTTTTGAGTGTGAGAAACAAATGTGGAAGAATTGTGGTTGAAGAGGAAGAGGCGCACTGAGGACTTCAATCAGGTGCCTACTAGATTGGGATCGCGCCATGGCGCGAGGGTGCCGGTCCCAACGTTTTGGTTAAGCATGTCGTGCCAAGTTAGTAGGAGCGTATATTTAGCGTATGAATTCAAACATGATAAAAAAATAAAGTGAAAAAGAAATATTCATTTGTGATAGAAGGCATGAGATTATAAGGCAACATAAAGTTCAGAATGTTTGTAAGACCACAAAAGACGCGCATCAAGCACAACATAAAAGAATAGACCAAAAGCAACATTTAATAGATCAGGATTACAACAAGTCATTTATATAGAAAGTTATGCATTCCGCAGATCAAAAGCCGTTAATAACAATTAAAGCATGTCATTTATATCGAAAGAGACCAGTAGCGCATAGAGCAGCGAGATAGTACAAAATACTGAAAGTGAAGTATAACCATACTGGTTCCCACCGACGGCGCCTCCTTGCATTCCCGGCCACCCCTAGGGTTGAAGATGACTTGTGCATGGAAGAGTTTTTGAGTGTGAGAAACAAATGTGGAAGAATTGTGGTTGAAGAGGAAGAGGCGCACTGAGGACTTCAATCAGGTGCCTACTAGATTGGGATCGCGCCATGGCGCGAGGGTGCCGGTCCCAACGTTTTGGTTAAGCATGTCGTGCCAAGTTAGTAGGAGCGTATATTTAGCGTATGAATTCAAACATGATAAAAAAATAAAGTGAAAAAGAAATATTCATTTGTGATAGAAGGCATGAGATTATAAGGCAACATAAAGTTCAGAATGTTTGTAAGACCACAAAAGACGCGCATCAAGCACAACATAAAAGAATAGACCAAAAGCAACATTTAATAGATCAGGATTACAACAAGTCATTTATATA encodes the following:
- the LOC125529150 gene encoding putative F-box/FBD/LRR-repeat protein At5g44950, whose translation is MDSEATSTCKKARAEATSVMGTDRLSSLPPEIKGDILSRLNVEEAVRTSTLSSTWRDVWTDMPVISLCDGNLARTKFVTLVDMVLLLHKGTIEEFDISGNKNYHDEFGRWMIMLSRKSPKSVIIKLNSGPRYKIPSCLFSMGDLEYLHLENCIISLPRAFQGFKSLTDLTLKIFSTDKDIQNFISFCPALTDLILNSFEGINRLNIKAPKLDYLNVEGDFEDIKLDAPNLEVAFLSLDKAYQSVPIAHDKESYVKQSLGSLSVIETLTISGFFLKYLSKGCIHTKLPAVFTHLESIFLMICLWDQRQVLTACSLFQNAPNLKKLEMCSFPWSILGQDEDQVGIQGLDLQLQMDHLVTASVNYFGGLDFEVDFVAKLLSWAPALEELKIDWKGEKDCSMVLAKLLALPRASTRAKVIVTF